From Methylopila sp. M107, a single genomic window includes:
- a CDS encoding type II toxin-antitoxin system RelE/ParE family toxin, with protein MAVVFSQRSRWDLLEILEFHTARNPRYAKELTDRLIDVALSLGEHPQRGSQSRHREHRRVFESGHAIVYDENGGDFVVLRILHGARDIEALLSDEN; from the coding sequence ATGGCGGTCGTGTTCTCCCAGCGCTCGCGGTGGGATCTGCTAGAGATTCTCGAGTTTCACACTGCTCGAAATCCTCGCTACGCCAAGGAACTGACGGATCGACTGATCGACGTCGCGCTTTCGCTTGGCGAGCACCCGCAGAGAGGATCGCAGTCTCGTCACCGGGAGCACCGGCGGGTGTTCGAGAGCGGGCACGCCATCGTCTACGACGAGAACGGCGGCGACTTCGTCGTTCTGCGCATTCTGCATGGAGCGCGTGACATCGAAGCTTTGCTTTCGGACGAAAATTGA
- a CDS encoding CvpA family protein — MTITLLDVILIAVMAISALLAMVRGFAREVLSIASWVAAAAATWYFFEPARALAREHIKFNPPQLVDGIAAASIFIVTLLLVSFITMKISDAILDSRVGPVDRILGFAFGAARGLLLVVVGFMFFTWLVPEKGQPDWFRTAQSKVILQDAGDKLLAMLPEDPESTILQKLKRRDGTGEASGPGGAPNAPAEDTAPDANPADKQGIDKLLEQDEKPRQ, encoded by the coding sequence ATGACCATCACGCTCCTCGACGTCATCCTGATCGCGGTCATGGCGATCTCGGCGCTGCTCGCAATGGTGCGCGGATTCGCGCGCGAGGTGCTTTCGATCGCGTCCTGGGTCGCGGCCGCCGCCGCCACCTGGTACTTCTTCGAGCCTGCGAGAGCGCTCGCCCGCGAGCACATCAAGTTCAATCCGCCACAGCTCGTCGACGGCATCGCGGCCGCCTCGATCTTCATCGTCACGCTGCTGCTCGTGTCGTTCATCACCATGAAAATCTCCGACGCGATCCTCGACAGCCGCGTCGGCCCGGTCGACCGCATCCTCGGCTTCGCGTTCGGCGCGGCGCGCGGGCTGCTGCTCGTCGTCGTCGGCTTCATGTTCTTCACATGGCTTGTGCCCGAAAAGGGACAGCCGGACTGGTTCCGCACAGCGCAGTCCAAGGTCATCCTGCAGGACGCCGGGGACAAGCTGCTGGCGATGTTGCCGGAAGACCCGGAAAGCACCATTCTTCAGAAGCTGAAGCGCCGGGACGGGACCGGCGAGGCTTCGGGTCCCGGCGGCGCGCCGAACGCGCCGGCCGAAGACACGGCGCCGGACGCTAACCCTGCGGACAAGCAGGGAATCGACAAGCTGCTCGAGCAGGACGAGAAACCGCGTCAATAA
- a CDS encoding type II toxin-antitoxin system ParD family antitoxin, producing the protein MPSSFALGEHFENFIKSMVASGRYNNASEVVRDGLRALEDRQIDLAKRRAELIKSFDDAFEDVRQNGGLTADEVRARLSERADQLSKAAS; encoded by the coding sequence ATGCCGTCCAGCTTCGCCCTCGGCGAACACTTCGAAAACTTCATCAAGTCGATGGTCGCGTCCGGCCGCTATAACAATGCGAGCGAGGTTGTGCGGGACGGCCTGCGGGCGCTCGAGGACCGACAGATAGACCTCGCCAAAAGACGGGCTGAACTGATCAAGTCGTTCGATGATGCGTTTGAAGATGTTCGACAGAATGGCGGGCTGACGGCCGACGAAGTTCGAGCGCGCCTCTCTGAGCGCGCCGATCAGCTTTCCAAAGCTGCGTCCTGA
- a CDS encoding thioredoxin domain-containing protein: MLLTCIVALSFWATGPAGAQTAAEKALAESGPLPENAFGSATAPITVIEYASLTCHRCRDFYLGAWQQVKAKYVDTGKIQFVLREYPLNALDAGGFMLARCAGEKKWHAVVDMLYRADDQWAHAKDPLEGLRGLMRQVGMGGDEMNACLADQKLLDGVNTVARRGAVAGVTGTPTFFVNGRKVTGALTIEEFSAMVDPLLEASR, encoded by the coding sequence ATGTTGCTCACATGTATCGTCGCCCTGTCGTTCTGGGCGACGGGCCCGGCCGGCGCGCAGACCGCGGCGGAGAAGGCGCTGGCGGAGAGCGGCCCGCTGCCCGAAAACGCCTTCGGGTCAGCCACCGCGCCGATCACCGTGATCGAATACGCCTCGCTCACCTGCCATCGCTGTCGCGATTTCTACCTCGGCGCCTGGCAGCAGGTGAAGGCGAAGTATGTCGACACCGGCAAGATCCAGTTCGTGCTCCGCGAATATCCGCTGAACGCGCTCGACGCCGGCGGCTTCATGCTGGCGCGCTGCGCGGGCGAGAAAAAGTGGCACGCCGTCGTCGACATGCTGTACCGCGCCGACGACCAGTGGGCCCACGCCAAGGACCCGCTGGAGGGCCTGCGCGGGCTGATGCGCCAGGTCGGCATGGGCGGCGACGAGATGAACGCCTGCCTCGCGGACCAAAAGCTGCTCGACGGCGTGAACACTGTCGCGCGGCGCGGCGCGGTCGCGGGCGTCACCGGCACGCCGACATTCTTCGTCAACGGCCGGAAGGTGACGGGCGCGCTGACGATCGAGGAGTTTTCGGCCATGGTGGACCCGCTGCTCGAGGCGTCGCGCTGA
- a CDS encoding type II toxin-antitoxin system VapC family toxin, protein MIVLDTSAIIAILNAEPERLSFYEAIWASDRRLVSAVTYQEAGQVMIGRRGVNGLYDLEDFLTLIKAEIVPHTADLAAMAVYGFQRFGKGLDPRARLNMGDCATYALAKSLSAPILFKSDDFIHTDVEQWR, encoded by the coding sequence GTGATCGTCCTCGACACGTCGGCGATCATCGCGATCCTGAACGCCGAGCCGGAAAGACTGAGCTTCTATGAAGCGATATGGGCGTCGGACCGGCGCCTGGTCAGCGCCGTGACCTATCAGGAGGCCGGACAGGTCATGATCGGCCGGCGCGGCGTGAATGGTCTCTACGACCTCGAGGACTTTCTCACCCTCATCAAGGCCGAGATCGTCCCGCACACAGCGGACCTTGCCGCCATGGCCGTCTATGGCTTCCAGCGGTTCGGCAAAGGGCTCGATCCGCGCGCGCGGCTGAACATGGGCGACTGCGCGACTTATGCGCTCGCCAAGAGCCTGTCCGCGCCCATTCTGTTCAAAAGCGACGACTTCATCCACACGGATGTCGAACAATGGCGCTGA
- a CDS encoding replicative DNA helicase codes for MPPANALAPRLVEPDAAYRQAPHNIEAEQALLGAVLVNNDAFWRVSDFLQPAHFYEGLHARIYEIVATLVRAGKAATPVTIKTFLPVDLDLGGLTIPQYLARLAAEATTVINAEDYGRSIYDLSLRRALIGIGEDVVNVAYDAPIEATPRDQIEDAEKKLFELAETGRYDGGFQTFSNALKTAVDMAASAYKRDGGLSGVATGLEDLDRLMGGLQASDLIILAGRPGMGKTSLATNIAYNIAKAYVGETQADGRVKTINGGVVGFFSLEMSAEQLATRIIAEQAEVSSSKIRRGSITEAEFFKLTEAVTEMQRAPLFIDETGGLSIAQLAARARRLKRSKGLDLLVVDYLQLLSGSSKKGDNRVQEMTEITTGMKALAKELAVPIIALSQLSRQVESRDDKRPQLSDLRESGSIEQDADVVVFVFREEYYVKNKEPRPGTPEHQQWQTDMENVYGKAEVIIGKQRHGPTGTVMLAFEAQFTRFGNLAQEDHLPERM; via the coding sequence ATGCCGCCAGCCAACGCCCTCGCCCCGCGCCTCGTCGAACCGGACGCCGCCTATCGGCAGGCGCCGCATAATATCGAGGCGGAACAGGCGCTTCTGGGCGCCGTCCTGGTCAACAACGACGCCTTCTGGCGGGTGTCGGACTTCCTGCAGCCGGCGCATTTCTACGAGGGACTGCACGCGCGCATCTACGAGATCGTCGCGACGCTGGTCCGCGCCGGCAAGGCCGCGACCCCGGTCACGATCAAGACCTTCCTGCCCGTCGATCTCGACCTCGGCGGGCTGACGATCCCGCAATATCTCGCCCGCCTCGCGGCGGAAGCCACCACAGTCATCAACGCCGAAGACTACGGCCGCTCGATCTACGACCTGTCGCTCCGCAGGGCCCTGATCGGCATCGGCGAGGACGTCGTCAACGTCGCCTATGACGCGCCGATCGAGGCGACGCCGCGCGACCAGATCGAGGACGCCGAGAAGAAGCTGTTCGAGCTCGCCGAAACCGGCCGCTACGACGGCGGATTCCAGACGTTTTCCAATGCGTTGAAGACCGCGGTCGACATGGCGGCCAGCGCCTATAAGCGCGACGGCGGCCTGTCGGGCGTCGCGACCGGGCTCGAGGATCTCGACCGGCTGATGGGCGGGCTGCAGGCCTCCGACCTCATCATCCTCGCGGGCCGCCCCGGCATGGGCAAGACGTCGCTTGCGACCAACATCGCCTACAACATCGCAAAAGCCTATGTCGGCGAAACGCAGGCCGACGGTCGGGTCAAGACGATCAACGGCGGCGTGGTCGGGTTCTTCTCGCTCGAAATGTCGGCCGAGCAGCTCGCGACCCGCATCATCGCCGAGCAGGCGGAGGTGTCGTCGTCGAAAATCCGGCGCGGCTCGATCACCGAGGCCGAGTTCTTCAAGCTGACCGAAGCCGTCACCGAGATGCAGCGCGCGCCGCTGTTCATCGACGAGACCGGCGGCCTGTCGATCGCCCAGCTCGCAGCCCGAGCCCGCCGGCTGAAGCGCTCCAAAGGCCTCGATCTCTTGGTGGTCGACTACCTCCAGCTGCTCTCGGGCTCTTCCAAGAAGGGCGATAACCGCGTCCAGGAAATGACCGAGATCACGACCGGGATGAAGGCGCTGGCGAAGGAGCTGGCGGTGCCGATCATCGCGCTGTCGCAGCTGTCGCGCCAGGTCGAGAGCCGCGACGACAAGCGCCCGCAGCTCTCGGACCTGCGCGAGTCCGGCTCGATCGAGCAGGACGCCGACGTGGTCGTCTTCGTGTTCCGCGAAGAGTATTACGTGAAGAACAAGGAGCCCCGCCCCGGCACCCCGGAACACCAGCAGTGGCAGACCGACATGGAAAACGTGTACGGCAAGGCCGAGGTGATCATCGGCAAGCAGCGCCATGGTCCGACCGGGACGGTGATGCTGGCGTTCGAGGCGCAGTTCACCCGCTTCGGAAATCTCGCGCAGGAAGATCATCTGCCGGAGAGGATGTGA
- a CDS encoding type II toxin-antitoxin system VapB family antitoxin, whose product MDLSRETERLAQLVASRSGRSPEDAVRAALENEARIGVVLPWRRPSQEPTVATKEEFFARLDEIALRSAARPVIDPRSDDELIGYDDFGLPR is encoded by the coding sequence ATGGATCTGAGCAGGGAAACGGAGCGCCTCGCGCAGTTGGTCGCGAGCCGAAGCGGCAGGAGCCCAGAGGATGCGGTGCGCGCGGCGCTCGAGAACGAAGCGCGCATCGGAGTCGTCCTGCCATGGCGACGGCCGAGCCAGGAACCGACCGTCGCGACCAAGGAGGAGTTCTTCGCGCGGCTCGACGAGATCGCCTTGCGAAGCGCCGCTCGCCCCGTCATCGATCCAAGGTCCGACGACGAATTGATCGGCTACGATGATTTCGGTCTGCCTCGGTGA
- the radA gene encoding DNA repair protein RadA codes for MARPKPSFVCQACGAVSSRWQGKCEACGAWNSIVEEAASAPLPGSAARALGRGRVVVLEGLSGETDEAPRLPSGIAELDRVTGGGFVFGSALLLAGDPGIGKSTLLIQACAALARKGARVVYVSGEEATAQVRMRAQRLGLGDAPVALAAETNVEDILATLKEGVPPRLVIIDSIQTLWTGQVESAPGTVTQVRAAAQAMIRYAKTTGACVVLVGHVTKDGQIAGPRVVEHMVDAVLSFEGDSGRDFRILRAQKNRFGPTDEIGVFAMTGLGLEEVKNPSALFLGDREPDAPGTAVLAGLEGSRPLLVEIQALVVPSTLGTPRRAVVGWEGSRLAMVLAVLEARCGVRLGGHDVHLAVAGGLRVQEPAADLAVAAALVSSLVGSPLPVDAVFFGEIGLTGAVRAVAHPGSRLREAARLGFKRAALPAAAEEAAREAGMKPLGVASLDALVARLAAGADETQMKGA; via the coding sequence ATGGCTCGCCCAAAACCCTCCTTCGTCTGCCAGGCCTGCGGGGCTGTCTCTTCGCGCTGGCAGGGCAAGTGCGAGGCGTGCGGCGCCTGGAACTCGATCGTCGAGGAGGCGGCGTCCGCCCCGCTGCCGGGCTCCGCCGCGCGGGCGCTGGGGCGTGGTCGGGTCGTGGTGCTGGAAGGCCTCTCCGGCGAAACGGACGAGGCCCCTCGCCTGCCGTCAGGAATCGCGGAGCTCGACCGGGTGACGGGCGGAGGCTTCGTGTTCGGCTCGGCCCTGTTGCTCGCAGGCGATCCCGGCATCGGCAAGTCCACGCTGCTGATCCAGGCCTGCGCGGCGCTCGCGCGGAAGGGCGCGCGGGTCGTCTACGTCTCGGGCGAAGAGGCGACGGCCCAAGTCAGGATGCGCGCGCAGCGGCTCGGCCTTGGCGACGCTCCGGTCGCGCTCGCTGCGGAGACCAATGTCGAGGACATTCTCGCGACGCTCAAAGAGGGCGTCCCGCCCCGTCTCGTGATCATCGATTCGATCCAGACGCTGTGGACCGGACAGGTCGAATCCGCCCCCGGCACGGTCACGCAGGTCCGCGCGGCGGCGCAGGCGATGATCCGCTACGCCAAGACCACAGGTGCCTGCGTGGTGCTCGTCGGCCACGTCACCAAGGACGGACAGATCGCGGGCCCCCGCGTCGTCGAGCACATGGTCGACGCCGTGCTCTCTTTCGAGGGCGATTCGGGCCGGGACTTCCGCATCCTGAGGGCCCAGAAAAACCGCTTCGGCCCGACCGACGAGATCGGCGTGTTCGCCATGACGGGGCTCGGGCTGGAGGAGGTGAAGAACCCCTCCGCCCTGTTCCTCGGCGATCGCGAGCCCGACGCGCCGGGCACGGCGGTGCTCGCGGGGCTGGAGGGGTCGCGGCCGCTGCTGGTCGAGATCCAGGCGCTCGTGGTGCCGTCGACGCTCGGCACGCCGCGCCGGGCCGTGGTTGGCTGGGAGGGTTCGCGGCTCGCGATGGTGCTCGCCGTGCTGGAGGCGCGCTGCGGCGTGCGGCTCGGGGGGCACGACGTTCATCTTGCGGTGGCGGGAGGTCTGCGCGTGCAGGAGCCCGCCGCCGATCTCGCGGTCGCGGCGGCGCTGGTGTCCTCGCTCGTCGGCTCGCCGCTGCCCGTCGACGCCGTGTTCTTCGGGGAGATCGGGCTGACCGGCGCGGTCCGCGCGGTCGCGCATCCCGGTTCGCGCCTCAGGGAAGCCGCGCGTCTCGGCTTCAAACGCGCGGCGTTGCCGGCGGCGGCCGAAGAAGCGGCGCGGGAAGCCGGCATGAAGCCGCTCGGCGTCGCCTCGCTGGACGCGCTGGTCGCGCGGCTTGCGGCGGGCGCGGACGAGACCCAGATGAAAGGCGCGTGA
- a CDS encoding DUF2232 domain-containing protein: protein MNASLLLIGFGAGAASALMFAAVQSGSPLALLMLYAAPLPILIAGVGWRHVAGLVGVGVGALILALAVSPLRGLVFAVAVGLPAWWLAYLALLARPGDAPDQTQWYPVGRLVVWCAAIGAGLVCLSIPLISTDLATYRGVLSGTFAKAFDMLIASGSGPALPPGFDAKILADFVAATLPIVGAMLGMAFLLFNLWIAARVCRASGRLVRPWPELARFELPRGAGLGLLAGVAGSLLPGVASLVAELFAATLLVAFMLLGLAVLHVATLASPARGLILFAIYAVLLMIPAIPVFLAALGVAEQLFGLRRRFGPPPGGPPMAAANQP from the coding sequence ATGAACGCGTCCCTTCTTCTGATCGGCTTCGGCGCAGGCGCGGCTTCCGCGCTGATGTTCGCCGCCGTCCAGTCGGGATCGCCGCTCGCGCTTTTGATGCTTTACGCCGCGCCGCTGCCGATCCTGATCGCCGGCGTCGGTTGGCGCCATGTCGCGGGCCTTGTCGGGGTCGGCGTCGGCGCGCTGATCCTCGCTCTCGCGGTCAGTCCCTTGCGCGGATTGGTCTTCGCCGTCGCGGTCGGCCTGCCCGCCTGGTGGCTCGCTTATCTCGCGCTGCTGGCGCGGCCGGGCGACGCGCCGGATCAAACGCAATGGTACCCGGTCGGACGGCTCGTCGTCTGGTGCGCGGCGATCGGGGCCGGGCTCGTCTGCCTCTCCATCCCGCTGATCTCCACCGATCTCGCGACCTATCGCGGCGTTCTCAGCGGGACCTTCGCCAAGGCGTTCGACATGCTGATCGCAAGCGGAAGCGGACCCGCGCTCCCGCCCGGCTTCGACGCCAAGATCCTGGCCGATTTCGTCGCCGCCACCCTGCCGATCGTGGGCGCGATGCTCGGCATGGCGTTTCTGCTCTTCAACCTCTGGATCGCCGCGCGCGTCTGCCGCGCGTCCGGGCGGCTCGTCCGGCCGTGGCCTGAACTCGCCCGCTTCGAGCTGCCGCGCGGCGCGGGGCTCGGGCTGCTAGCGGGCGTCGCCGGCTCGCTGCTGCCCGGCGTTGCGAGCCTGGTGGCGGAGCTGTTCGCGGCGACGCTGCTGGTCGCCTTCATGCTGCTCGGGCTTGCGGTGCTTCACGTCGCGACGCTCGCCTCGCCCGCGCGCGGGCTCATCCTGTTCGCAATCTACGCCGTGCTGCTGATGATCCCGGCGATCCCGGTGTTCCTTGCGGCGCTCGGCGTCGCCGAACAGCTCTTTGGACTCCGGAGGCGCTTCGGCCCTCCCCCGGGCGGTCCGCCAATGGCGGCCGCCAATCAGCCCTGA
- the alr gene encoding alanine racemase, which produces MTDDYAGGRLTIDLGALQSNWRTLSAISPASECAAVVKANAYGIGTAQAARALAEAGATTFFVAHPSEAKAVREASSDAVIYVLNGLAPGACGALAAIRARPVLGSREEIDEWTAFVKATGADEAAAIHIDTGMLRLGLGPDEAQELLPRGLGFRPSLLMSHLACADEPERPETEAQRAAFVELQRLLPETPASLSNSAGTLLPKTSGGDLGFDLRRPGVSLYGSMPVAGRPSPLKPVVRLDARVIQVREAPSGATVGYGGAERLKRPTRLAILSLGYADGVFRAGGSEDGAPGATAFAGDAPCPFVGRISMDLIAVDVTGAGEVKRGDWVEILGDHVGVDALAGACGTIGYEVLTSLGRRFARSYVG; this is translated from the coding sequence GTGACGGACGACTACGCTGGCGGCCGGCTGACGATCGATCTCGGCGCCCTTCAGTCCAATTGGCGGACGCTCTCGGCGATTTCGCCGGCGAGCGAATGCGCGGCCGTCGTCAAGGCGAACGCCTATGGGATCGGAACGGCGCAGGCGGCGCGCGCGCTGGCCGAAGCCGGAGCGACCACGTTTTTCGTCGCCCACCCGTCCGAAGCGAAGGCCGTGCGCGAGGCCTCGTCCGACGCCGTGATCTACGTGCTGAACGGCCTTGCTCCCGGCGCTTGCGGCGCCCTCGCGGCGATCCGCGCCCGACCTGTTCTGGGCTCGCGCGAGGAGATCGACGAGTGGACCGCCTTCGTGAAGGCGACCGGGGCGGACGAGGCGGCGGCGATCCATATCGACACCGGCATGCTGCGGCTCGGGCTCGGACCCGACGAGGCGCAGGAGTTGCTGCCGAGGGGTCTCGGCTTTCGGCCGTCGCTGCTGATGAGCCATCTCGCCTGCGCCGACGAGCCCGAGCGGCCCGAGACCGAGGCCCAGCGAGCGGCGTTCGTCGAGCTTCAAAGGCTGCTTCCGGAAACGCCCGCAAGCCTTTCGAATTCAGCCGGAACCCTGCTTCCAAAGACGAGCGGCGGAGACCTTGGTTTCGACCTCCGTCGTCCCGGCGTCTCGCTCTACGGCTCGATGCCGGTCGCCGGCCGGCCCTCTCCGCTGAAGCCCGTCGTGCGGCTCGACGCGCGCGTCATCCAGGTTCGCGAGGCGCCGTCGGGCGCGACGGTCGGCTATGGCGGCGCGGAGCGGCTGAAGCGCCCCACCCGTCTCGCCATTCTGTCGCTCGGCTATGCCGACGGCGTTTTCCGCGCCGGCGGCTCCGAAGACGGCGCGCCCGGCGCGACGGCGTTCGCGGGCGACGCGCCCTGCCCCTTCGTCGGCCGGATCTCCATGGACCTGATCGCGGTCGACGTGACTGGCGCCGGCGAGGTGAAGCGCGGCGACTGGGTGGAGATTCTCGGCGACCATGTCGGCGTCGACGCGCTTGCGGGCGCCTGCGGCACGATCGGTTACGAGGTGCTGACCTCGCTCGGCCGGCGCTTCGCGCGCTCGTATGTCGGATGA
- the rplI gene encoding 50S ribosomal protein L9 yields MQVILLERIAKLGQMGDEVRVKDGYARNFLLPNHKALRANNANRQKFEGQRAQLEARNLELKSEAERVGETIDGKVLVLVRQAGETGQLYGSVSTRDVAEALTKSGASVSRNQIVLNQPIKTIGLHALPVRLHPEVEVSVTVNVARSEAEAERQASGEDLTQREEGPAFETFSEDDDDDRRGRRRDRDDRDDEGEATDGEDQPAA; encoded by the coding sequence ATGCAAGTGATCCTGCTCGAACGCATCGCCAAGCTCGGCCAGATGGGCGACGAAGTCCGCGTCAAGGACGGCTACGCCCGCAACTTCCTGCTGCCGAACCATAAGGCGCTGCGCGCCAACAACGCCAACCGCCAGAAGTTCGAGGGCCAGCGCGCCCAGCTCGAAGCCCGCAACCTCGAGCTCAAGTCCGAGGCCGAGCGCGTCGGCGAGACCATCGACGGCAAGGTGCTGGTGCTCGTCCGCCAGGCCGGCGAGACCGGCCAGCTCTACGGCTCGGTGTCGACCCGCGACGTGGCCGAAGCCCTCACCAAGAGCGGCGCCTCCGTCTCGCGCAACCAGATCGTGCTGAACCAGCCGATCAAGACCATCGGCCTGCATGCGCTGCCGGTGCGCCTGCACCCGGAAGTCGAGGTCAGCGTGACGGTCAACGTCGCCCGCTCCGAGGCCGAGGCCGAACGTCAGGCCTCCGGCGAGGACCTCACCCAGCGCGAGGAAGGCCCCGCCTTCGAGACCTTCTCCGAGGACGACGACGACGACCGTCGCGGCCGCCGCCGCGACCGTGACGACCGCGACGACGAAGGCGAGGCGACCGACGGCGAAGACCAGCCCGCCGCCTGA
- a CDS encoding SMI1/KNR4 family protein, whose product MSIPALDVSNVAALIAAFRIANAPGPARPADAASGPDARPHRPTPSTPQTPRNAAEGAAASLWPTGGADGPDGPHRPPEPATRVTISSSIRPPTIAPDPAPLAQILDDARQALDAIYRAAAGGDRLAAALIRRQPSEPLLALLDRRALYAVAFEAGELFPSPERETARAVLLRQALAIMARLELPSPTRGEASTALEAFVAHLDAAGPEERRTSEWIVQRAAVGRALEPLVAVPAGASDPLVETVRGAFEAISRPGARSDGAPVVAPLRDMPLLGTAYLSPDMLLVGLAAIARAGERTVRPATRRGADRKRDEDDEGFLIRPLEADWESVADPTAAIENWEAASGETLPADYRAFLKTFNGGRIYPNMFAYSVPLTGASSTGAMTFLDRLHDWAHVEAVSGGEMFGDRFPPGFLAIGCDPGGMEILLSLRAEDHGAAFCWLHDDEPWGSPRNAHVHWLAASFDDFVDGLRDVAERAGRRYWDRPALRRLVRRLDY is encoded by the coding sequence ATGTCGATCCCGGCTCTGGACGTCTCGAACGTCGCCGCGCTGATCGCCGCGTTCCGGATCGCCAACGCGCCCGGACCGGCGCGGCCGGCCGATGCGGCCAGCGGGCCGGACGCCCGGCCGCACCGGCCGACGCCATCGACGCCGCAAACCCCTCGGAATGCAGCGGAGGGCGCAGCGGCCTCTCTATGGCCCACGGGCGGGGCCGACGGGCCGGATGGGCCGCACCGGCCGCCGGAGCCCGCCACCCGGGTCACGATCTCGTCGTCGATCCGACCGCCGACGATCGCGCCCGATCCGGCGCCGCTCGCCCAGATCCTCGACGACGCCAGGCAGGCGCTCGACGCCATCTATCGCGCCGCGGCGGGCGGCGACCGGCTCGCCGCCGCGCTGATCCGGCGCCAGCCGTCGGAGCCGCTGCTCGCGCTCCTCGACCGACGGGCGCTTTACGCGGTCGCGTTCGAGGCCGGAGAGCTCTTTCCGTCGCCGGAGCGGGAGACGGCGCGTGCTGTTCTGCTGCGGCAGGCGCTCGCGATCATGGCGCGGCTCGAGCTCCCTTCACCGACACGGGGCGAGGCGTCGACCGCCCTCGAAGCCTTCGTCGCGCATCTCGACGCCGCCGGACCGGAGGAGCGGCGAACGTCCGAATGGATCGTCCAGCGCGCCGCGGTCGGGCGCGCGTTGGAGCCTCTTGTCGCGGTCCCCGCAGGCGCGAGCGATCCGCTGGTCGAGACGGTCCGGGGCGCGTTCGAGGCGATCTCGCGACCGGGCGCGCGGAGCGACGGCGCGCCGGTCGTCGCGCCGCTCCGCGACATGCCGCTGCTCGGAACGGCCTACCTCTCGCCTGACATGCTGCTCGTCGGGCTCGCCGCGATCGCGCGGGCGGGCGAACGGACGGTCCGTCCGGCGACGCGCCGCGGCGCCGACCGTAAACGTGACGAAGACGACGAAGGTTTCCTCATCCGTCCGCTGGAGGCCGACTGGGAGAGCGTCGCCGATCCCACCGCCGCCATCGAAAACTGGGAGGCGGCGTCTGGCGAGACACTGCCGGCGGACTACCGCGCCTTCCTGAAAACCTTCAATGGCGGCCGGATCTATCCGAACATGTTCGCCTATTCGGTCCCGCTCACCGGCGCCTCGTCGACCGGGGCCATGACGTTTCTCGACCGGCTCCACGACTGGGCCCATGTCGAGGCCGTGTCGGGCGGCGAGATGTTCGGCGATCGTTTTCCCCCCGGCTTCCTCGCCATCGGCTGCGATCCCGGCGGCATGGAGATCCTGCTCTCGCTCCGCGCTGAGGACCATGGCGCTGCGTTCTGCTGGCTGCACGATGACGAGCCCTGGGGTTCGCCCAGGAACGCGCACGTCCATTGGCTCGCGGCGAGCTTCGACGATTTCGTCGACGGGCTCCGCGACGTGGCCGAGCGGGCGGGGCGGCGCTATTGGGACCGACCTGCGCTGCGCCGGCTGGTGCGCCGGCTCGATTACTAG